The Candidatus Nomurabacteria bacterium DNA window GCAGCCGCGCTAAAACGATAAGCGTTGAGATGTTCAGTACTTGTTTTAATGCAAGTCTGAAGTCGGGAGAGAATCCATTGGTCAGCCAGACTATGGGCTGCCAAAGTAGTTTCTTTTTCTTCCACGCCCTGCAAAAGCGCAAAGCGGCTAATATTCCAGAGCTTGTTTACAAAGTTGCGATACGCAGCAATTTTTTGCTCTGATAAACGAGTGTCATTTCCCGGCGTTGTCCCAATAATGAGGGAGAGTCGTGTGGCGTCAGCGCCATACTTATCAGCCATCTCAAGCGGGTCAATACCATTACCGAGAGACTTTGACATTTTTCGTCCATGTTCATCACGCACCAGGCCGTGGAGATAGACTGTTTGAAATGGAACCTCTTGTAGGGCATAGGTAGACATGAGAATCATGCGGGCTACCCAGAAGAAGAGTATGTCATAACCTGTTTCCATGACGCTGGTTGGATGGAAGCGTTTGAGATCCTCAGTCTGCTTTGGCCAACCCAAAGTAGAGAAGGTCCATAAGCCAGATGAGAACCAGGTATCAAGCGTATCTGATGATTGTTGCCACTCCTTTCCCTTAGGGGCTTTTTCGCCAACATGGATTTCCTTTTGCTCAGGATTTTTTTCTGATGGACGTTCCCAAACTGGCAAACGATGACCGTACCAAATTTGTCGCGAGATATTCCAATCATGCAGATTTTCCATCCAGTGCTGGTAAATCTTTTTAAAGCGAGATGGCACGAAAGCTATTTCATCTTGAGTAGCTACCTCTAAAGCTCGCTGCTTCAGGCTTTTTCCATTCAATTTCTTTGTTGGGGTATCAACACTAATAAACCATTGTTCAGACGGGAGAGGCTCTAGCGCAGTGCCGCAGCGATAACAGGTTGCCAGGTTGTGGTTGTAGTTTTCGTCAATGTGATCAACCAGTCCTTTTTCTTGAAGAATCTCTACCACCTTCTTTCTCGCTTCTTGTACATCGATGCCAGCATAGGTGCCAGCAGCTTCGGTGAGCTTGCCTTGTTCATTGATAATTTTTTCGACCGGCAGTTGATATTTTTTAGCCAACTCAAAATCAAGTAGGCTATGACCCGGTGTGATCGTCATTGCACCACTGCCAAGTTTCGGATCAGCTGATTCGTCCGCAATCACTCGAGCAGTGATTGGGCCATTGATCCACTCCAGTGCGAATTCTTTATCGATCATATCTCGGTAGCGCGTATCATCCGGATGAACAATAATTACCTTATCGCCGAATTTCGTTTCTGGACGGGCGGTACCAATAATCACCGGACCGTATTTGAAATAGTAGAAGGGTGCTTTTTCTTCCTTATACTCGACCTCGTCATCAGCTAAAGTGGATTGACAGCGAGTGCACCAATTTACTACCCGTTGACCACGGTAAATGAGACCGTCTTCATACATTTGTATAAACATGGTTTGGACGGCCTTGCTTAGACCCTCATCAAGTGTGAAGCGTTCACGGCTCCAATCACAAGAAGCACCGAGTCGTTTCATCTGTTCGGTAATTTGACCTTGCGATTCTTTTACAAATTTTTCTACCAGCTTGAGAAATTTTTCTCGACCCAAATCGTCCTTAGTTTTTTTTTCAGCCTTAAGTTTCTTCTCCACAACATTTTGAGTTGCAATTGCAGCATGATCTGTGCCGGGTAACCAGAGCGTTCGTTCACCCTTCATCCGATGATAGCGTACGAGGGTGTCTTGAAGAGCAATCATCACAGCGTGACCCATATGAAGATTTGCTGTGGTGTTTGGTGGCGGTAAGGCAATCGAAAAAGTAGGGGCACTCTCTGGTACTTTTAATTTATCTGGATTAAAGGCGCCGGACTTTTCCCACGCTTCGTAAATACCTTTTTCTTCTTCTTTTGGATTGTAGGTTTTGGAGAGCTCTTTCATTGGAGATTTTCTTGGATAAATAAAAACGCCTTACTGTTTGTAAGGGTCCACGATGTTGCATCGGGACGGTACCACCTTACTCGCCCTCCGTAGCCTCGTGCGAAGGAGGGCTTCCGAAGAACTCTTCATTGACGCATGCTGACGGATGCGATCCGGCCAACTTACCTCAGTACCACCTAGGGTACAGGATTCAGTTAGCAGCTTCCCCAAGGGACACAATGTCTAATACATAGCCAGACAATCTTGGGTTAAGTGCTTTTCGTGAAATGAGAAATAACTGCTTCGATAGTAGGCTTTTTTCATAAGTCAGTCAAGAACGCTTGACCAAGTTTTATTATCTACGCTAGGGTCAGAATAGATTTTGCAATGGCTGTTTGACAATGGAGGAAAAAGCGATGAGCTGCAATCCACGGAATGTGCGGAATCGTCGACGGAATCTGTACGTAGCCCTTGGCCGTTTGGGGTTGCCACCGGATCAGCATCAGGAAGAGAAGCGGAAGATACGTGATGCCTGTCGTCATGGCAGGGCCTACGTGTTGCCTCCTCGCCGCGGTCGATCCATTTCCAAGCCGGTCTGTCGACCGTGTAATGGGAAGGGAAAGCGCGACTGTCATCTCTGTAATGGCAGGAGTAGTGGATGCTACTACTGCAATTACACTGGCAAGAAGACTTGCAACGTTTGCATGGGTGAGGGAGTGACTACCTAGGAGTAAGGAGCTTCGATGTCACAGAAGCGGCGTGGGCACTTGCTCATGCAAACGAACGTGGTAGGACTTGGACTTATCGCGATTTGGTATACACCAGTTGGAAAAAGTCGACACGAGCTTGTTTCCTGGACAGTTACTTTTTCCTGTGGAGAAGTGTGTAGAATCAGAGGCCGCAGCCAGCACGAAATCATAGCAACGTCTCGTCGTGAACACGGTGAATGTCGTCTGGGGTCTGCCTGTAGAGTGATTGCCTGCGACGAGCTGTGACACTTCCTTGCTCGGTTGTTGTCCGAGGCTGCTTGTCGTATACTAGATCTAGCGCCTCTCTTGCGAGGCATCAACAGAGCACCTTCACATACAGAAGGAGGATCTCATGAAGATCAGGTCTCCCGTGAGCGTTGTCGTATCTCCGACTGCCGATGTTGATCGGCTCAACGCCTCCGGGAAGGAGGTGGTCCTAATCGAGAGGTCCTAGGAGGCGTTGTGGGTTTCTGACGGCCATACTGTGTGTGGCCGTCGTTTCTTTGCCGCAGAATCCAGGGAGGGAGTATGTCGAAGGAGGAATCGAATTCTGCCCTAGGGGACTTTGTCTCAACCGTGCTGGGTTTCCTCGGTGCGCTCGCAGTCATGTTTGCTGCGTTGCTCGGCGCCCTGCTTCTCGCCTTCGTGAAAACACCGGATCTCGATCCATATGATGATCGTGGTCCGGTCTCTCGACAGCATTGACTGACATCCACCTCTCTAGGCAACTAGGGAGGTTTTGCTTAGGTTGTTTTTGATAGACTCCAGTTTGGGTCAGCCTTGAGTAACTTCCAATCTGTATATTTTTTTTGCTTCGCCTGGAAATACCCCGCTGCGGCAATCATTGCTGCGTTATCAGTGCAGTAAGGGAGATTAGGTTTCAAAAAAGTGACGGCTGGAAATCGACGCGCGACAGCCGCGCTAAGTTCAGCGCGGAGCCGCCCATTGGCGGCCACGCCGCCGGCCAGCAGCAAAGTGTTGACCTTATGTTCTTGCAGGGCCCGCAGCGTTTTTCCAATCAACACATCAACTACCGCCTGTTCAAAAGAGGCGGCAATATCAGGCAAGTCTTTTTTCTTTGGATGATGCTTTTCTAAATGATAGCGCACGGCAGTTTTTAATCCAGCAAAAGAGAATTCAAGGTTAGCGCTTTTCAGCATTGGTCGCGGCCAGCTGTAGGCTTTTGGATTCCCTGTGCTAGCCAGCGTACTTAAGACTGGTCCACCCGGATAACCTAAACCCATTAACTTGGCCACTTTATCAAAGGCTTCGCCGGCGGCGTCGTCGCGCGTCTCACCAAGCAGTTGGAATTTCCCATAACCACGCATGAGTACAAGTTCAGTGTGACCTCCTGACACGAGTAGTCCCAAGGCTGGGAAAGGTGCCTTAAGTATACTTGGCGTATTTCCCTCCGCATCTGGTAACCAATTTGCATAGAGGTGGCCGGCCAGATGGTTCACTCCTACTAAAGGTTTTTTTAAAGTCCAAGCCAACGTCCGCCCTACTTCAACTCCAACCATTAGGGCTGACATGAGTCCTGGGCCGGCTGTCACTGCAATGACATCAATATCTTCAAGTGTTATTTTAGCCTCATGCAGGGCAGCATCAAGGCCGGGAATAATAACTTCAAGGTGCATGCGCGCAGCTACTTCAGGCACTACGCCACCAAATTTTGCATGAGTCTTTACCTGTGAGGCAACAAAGTGACTACGGACAAGAAAATGATCAGCCTTTCTCTCGAGAATGGCGATTGAGGTTTCGTCACAAGATGATTCAATGCCGAGGATGATCATGTGAGTTGTTTCCGTCGAATGAGGAGTAAGACGCTGAGTGAACCATCAAGCAAGACAATTGCAGCCGGGTAGAGCCAGGTACTTGGTACTATAGTGTCCAGAGCCAGAAGTGCAAAGACGTGGGCAATTGCGGCAAAAGCGTAGGATAGCACCTTTTCCTCATGCGGATAATGGTAACCTTTTCGAAAAGTAGGAAGTGAGCCAAAAAAATCAACCAAGACAATAAGTACGATGGATGCTAGAGGCTCTTTTGTGAGTATCCAAAGGAGTAAAGAAAAAGCTGCGGCACTCAAGGCAATCCAATCAAAGCGTAAGAAGCGGCGATCTCCCCATTTCAGCGCGCCAATAAATATAAGCAGGCAAGATATGGAGTTAATCCCAGTGACCCAGGCGCCTGGCCCGGCATCTTTCGCAATCTGAGCAGCAAAGGCGATAATGTTGAGCGTACCCCAGACTAACCAGGAAAAGGCATGTGGTTTGAGCTCTTTGCGTAGAACGCCGCGGACATATAAAAGGTCTCCAGATATGAGCAGTAGCGAGCCGATAATGCCAAAAAGTGTGGTCATACTTTGCATGCTGATATTGTAGCACGCGCATTGACATTTTCATGTTTTTTGCTACAGTAGCCTGTCGTTCATTACACTTGAATAGTCAGGAAAGGGAGGGCTATCACATGTTTTCGGTCTGGAATCTCGTCTGGGTGATACTCCTTGGATGCGTCTTTCTCTACTTCGGTCCTGTGCGGTTGCGGCGGCGTCGCAATAAGGTACGGCGAGACGTGCTTGGGATGTTGTCGAAAAGGACCGTGCGAACGACAAGGCCTGAGCTGGTGTCGATGGTACGAGAAAGGCACAAGCATCCAACAGCTTTGATCGAAGAAGCGATTCGGGATCTCGTTAATCAGGGCAAGATTCTCAAACTCTCCTTCTCTGAGGGTTCGCGCAGCTACACGAACTACGTGATAGCTCAGCGAGACAGCTCGGAAGAAGGTCGTTCCCCTTAGGTTTCGACGTGAGAGGAGACGAAGTGCACGAGGCGCATATTCATGTGACTTGCTCCACAGATGAGCATGATCGCACGAAGGACTTTTTTGAAGATCACATCGCTGATGTGGTCGATGGCTACCGAGGCGCGGGAGCAGATACCCAGATTGAAGCTGAAGGAATGATTCGGGTGAGTTTCAACTTTCCTTCAGTGGAGATGCGGGAACGTTTTTGTCGGATGGAACAACGAGCATTGAGCTTGATGCTTCGGCATGCAGGAATCAATGCGAGTTGCAGATTGTGTGCAGACGAATGCACGCAAGGATAGAGAGGGGGCACCGTGCGTTTCTGGACTCTGTTTTTGATCCTGTGTTGTCTCTGTGCAAATACCGCCTTTGCGCGTTCACTGACCTTCACGGCCGGTGAGACTGCGGTGGCCAAGGGTGGCGGCATCGAGTACGCACAGCGTTCTGGTCAGGTTGAGTGGGCAGCCTTTGCTTATCTCAACGGCAACGTCAACGAGGGCAAAGCGCTCTTGAGCGCTGACCCCACATCGTGGTGTCGGGTTATGGCTGGTCCGATTGTGGGCCTGCAATACCAGGACACCCTGGGCGCGCGTCTCTATGGCGGGGCTGAAGCCAAGGTGTTACCGCACTTTGGTAAAGAGCACCTCACCATCAAGGCGGCAACTCGACACCGAGGAAGCACACGCTTCCATCATCTGGTGGTAGTGAATTGGATGCATGACTGGTCGCCGAGTATTTCGGCTGGTCCGGTCTACCAACCAATTCTGCGATCTGATCATTCCCTACCCTGGGATCACCGATTTGGCGTGCAAGTGAACTATAGTCAGAATAGTCACTTCACGTTGATGAGCGAGGTGCGAATGTCGACCGGGTCGGCTGACGCGTCCTATGGTGTGTACCATCGGGTGAGTGGCCACATCGAACTGGCCTTCAAGTTCTGACTCCGACCCCGTCTCTCGTAATCCGATACTGTCGGAGAAACGAGAGGCGGGGTTTTCTTTTATCAAAAGGAAAAAGCGCTGATGCAATGCACCAGCGCTTTGTAGCTAGCTAAATCGTCGAACCAAGAAGGCCGACCAACCAAGCAGATCCCACACTAGGAAGGAAAGGAAATGCCGGAAGCGTTTCTGGCAGTTACCTCCATAAGACGAGCGGGCCTTTATGACTATGATCTCGATGCCGGAGCCATGCCACACATAGCGGAAAATCGCTCGAGCTCGCCGGGCGTGCCAAGGGTGAGTGACTAGCGCCACGCTACGCCATTCGGGGTGCTGACGCGTGATGCGCAGGACCTCGATCGCGTTATTGATAGTGCCGATTGAGCCGTTCTCCAGTATCATGTATACATTGCGTGCTCGCGCCTCGATCAAACGCTTCATCGCGATGGCTTCAGTCATGTGACCATCGTTGCCGTTGCCACCGCTCAGGACAATGCACCGAGCTAGTTCAGCTTGGTAGAGATTGAGACCCTTGCGAGCGATTGATGCACTTTGGCGACTGGCTTGCGTGCCATCTGGCGAGAGGCCACAGCCGAGACAGATCACTGCATCGACGGGTTGTTCCGGGTTGATTCGTTCGTCTGGTATTTCCAGTCGGTGAACCATCCGCCGGATCCGTTTTTTAAGCCTGTTCGTATATCACCCCCATGGTTGCGATCTGTGAAAGAACGTCCTGTTTGGTCGATAAAGTAGCACAGCGCCAGCTAGAGTCAAGTTGTCCTTCACTTGACGGAGAAAGACGTTTTTAGATATAGTGCACGTAGACAGATTTTGGTGGCTCTCAAACGGGAGTCACCTATGTTTTTACGCGCATGTATAGTATTGCTCTTTGTCTTTACGCAAAGCGTTCCCTTCTTTCCTGTGACACAGGCAATTGAAATCCCAACTGTTGTGATAAATGAGCTTATGTGGATGGGTTCATCCGCTTCCTCGGCTGACGAATGGATAGAGCTGCGTAATACTAGCGATCAACAGATAGATATTTCTGGATGGAAAATGACCAAGAAGAGCGGTGAAGACAACGCGCTCATGTTAACTATTCCAGAAAATCAATTCATTGCCCCACGGGCATATTACCTCATTGCGAACTATGCTGATGATGCGACAAATTCACATTTAGCCATAGCACCTGATTTGGTTGAGACCGACGTCGCATTAGTAAACTCGGCCTTGCAGATTGGGCTTTATACTTCCCAAGATGAACTTATTGACAGTGCGGATGACGGAGTGGGCAAGCCCTTGGCAGGTGAGTACACATCAGGTGAAATATGGAAATCAATGGAGCGAGTACGTGAGCCAAGTGATGGAACTAGGCCGGAGGATTGGAAGACCTCAAGCGCTCAAGTGAATTTTGATGCCGCTTCCCCAGAGTATGGTACGCCAGGGGCAGAGAATAGTAATACTGCGCCAGCGGCAAATGCTGGAGAAGATTTCTCTATCCAGGTCGGTGAAACAGCGACATTTGACGCTTCACTTTCTGAAGATGCTGACCATGACACACTTAGTTACTCATGGGATTTTGACGACGGCGGAGTTGCGAGTGGGATAACTCCTACGCACGTGTATCAACATGAAGGGGAATACCACGTAGTTCTGATTGTTTCCGATGGGATGCTTACATCGAGTGATGAGGTGCTGGTGAGTGTAAGCTTAGAATCAGTCTTACCAACACCAGAGACTCAAGAGGATAATCCAGGGGAAGAGGAGTCTAGCGATCCTGAATATATGCGGGGTAATGTGCTGCTCAATGAAGTCTTCCCTAATCCAAGTGGGCGAGATCAAGAAGCAGAGTTTATCGAGCTCTATAATGCGGATGACAAAGCGGTTTCGCTGAGCGGCTGGAAAGTAACCAATGATAAAAGCTCATATCACTTTGATGATCAAGTAATTGCACCTGGAGCCTTTCTCTCCATATCATATTCGACGAGTAAAGTCTTGCTGCGCAATAGCGGCGGTGTAGTTCGACTAGTAAACCCCTTCAATGAAATAGTGAGCGGGTTAGAGTACGGCGTGGCCGAAGAAGCAATGAGCTTTGCTCGAGTGAATGATACGACACATTGGGAATGGACAAGCCTGCCCACCCCCGGGAGTGAAAATGAGATTGAGCAAGATATTTCTTCTTCAAACACGGAAGTAGAAGGAGATAGCAACGCAATAATTTTAGAAAAGACAAACGAGACTAATACAAGCCTTCCAAAAAATATTAAGGTGGCTGAAATTGCCGGACTTGATCCAAAAACCCTTGTGCAAGTTGAAGGTGTGGTGACCGCCGCGCCAGGCATGTTCTCCGTTTCGTCATTTTGGCTGCAGGATGAGAGTGGGGCAGCCGAGGTTTCATCAACAAATAAACTATTCCCAGAGCTAGAGCTTGGCAATCTCGTGCGCGTGATTGGTACGGTGTCGAGTGCTGGAGAGGGCTTACGCATAAACCAGCGCAAAGATGAAATTGAAGTAATTGGTGTGAGCGTTGTAGCTCCTGAGGAATTGCAAAGCGATGATCTTAATGAGGCACTCATTGGTCATCTCGTGAGCGTCCAGGGACAGATAACAAAATCAGCCAAGACAAAACTCACCTTGCGTGATGAGCAGGGTGAATTGGCCGTCGTCGCCAAGAAAGGCACTGAGCTTGATCTCAGTAGTTTCAGCGTTGATGAGCCCGTGCAGATTCTCGGCATACTTGGATGGACAAGCGCTGGGCCACAAATTTGGCCAAGGACTATTGAAGATATTCAAATTGCCGGAGAGGTTTTAGGCGAAGCAACAAGCTTAGAAGCTCAAACTCCACTTACTGACTCGACAGCCATCGTGAATGATGATCGAAAAGTATTTCCCACCTGGTTAGTTATGGTAATCATCGGTGTCATGTTAAGTCTGGGAGCGTGGTGGTACTGGAAACATCGCGTCGATACCACTTCCCATGTCTAAAAATACTTGCCGTAAAGGAAAAAATATGCTATACTTCCCTTACAAAAATGCAAAAGAAAAAAATAGACAAGCGATCATTGTCATGGCAGCTTCTGACACTACTAGGCGTTTTTCTTTTTGTTGTTGTAGCGCAAAAGAGCTTAGCTGATACGGCGTACTATGTTGATCAAAACAATGTAAGTTGTTCAGATGCGGGACCTGGCTCACCTTCTGTTCCTTTCTGTAGTTTAGTGCCCACACAGGGAGTAGTGGCTCCAGGAGATACGGTATATATAGCTGACGGGCGCTATGGTGATCCCCTCAGCTTTACTGTTTCAGGGACTGAGGGTAATCCTATTCGCTACATCGCTCAAGGCGAGAACGTTGTCCTTGGTGTTTTTGAAGACTTGGTAGATGAAAATTTTACCAAAACTCCCGGGTACACCAATGTGTATGAAATAGCTTTACCCATAAGCGATCCTGACCATCGTTTGTTCCAAACCTATTTCCCCGACATCCTGGTAGACGATCCGGACAATGATTCATACTTTACCATGAAAGATGCGGATGGTCCTTTAGGACTCACTGAGACGGATGATTTGACCCTTGTCGATGAAAACGAGGGGTCCTGGATGATTAGTGGTGAGACTATTTATGCGCATGCTTATGGCAGCCGTGTTCCAAGCACTGCATCAACAGATTTTGTGTATACCTACGATAAATGGCAATTAGGAATTGGGGCATCAATTTCCTATCTTGTGTTTGACGGTTTCCAATTTCACTACAACGGAGAGTATAACTTTGTCGTAAACGGCACGCACAATACATTTTATAATATTAAAAAAACAAGTGGCTTTGAAATACGAGGAAGTGATAACTACGCTGAAGGGATAACCGCGAGCCACGAAATAACTCGGAATGCTCCTAGTGGGAGCTTTTACAGTGGCGCAAGTGGTTACGGTTTGTTTATCCGAGGTACAAATAACACCTTAAAAGATATTCACGTATTTCATAATTGGAATAATATTGGAGTGAATGGAAGCAACATCACTATTCAAAGCGGCGAGATTCATGGCTCACCAAATCATTGTTTTCAACCTCAACACAATGATGGATTGACCATACAAAATCTAAAATCTTGGAATTGCCAAGATGGCTATGGATATATCTCGGGTGATGTTACTAATGCAGTTTTTGAGAATGGGACCGTGCAGTCGAGTATTCTTTTTCAAGACCTAATTGTTGCTGCACATTATCCAAATAGCAATCTTACTTTTCGGAATATGCTATTTAATGACTGTAAGATTATTACCGGAGGATATGGCGTTAACGAGTGTAGCTATGAAAGCACAGTCACAATAGAAAACTCGATTTTTTTCTGTGATAATATTTCGAATTTTGAGATTCAGCATTGCGTTGCACCAGGAAATCTTGAGACCTATTCCTCGATCGCTGCATATCAGGCAAATTGTGGAGACAACTGTATGACCTTAAATAACGTTCAGTTGATCGATACAAACCATACTAACGTTATTCAGGGTGGTAAGTGGCCAGGTGAAACACCGCTCTGGGATATTCATATTCCAAATGAAAGTAGTGTAGCCTTTGATGCCGGATCTTCATTAGCTAGCTCAAGTATTGACTACGAAGGCGACACTCGACCACAAGGGCTTAGATACGACATTGGCGCTGACGAATTACCAGTTGTAGATTCAGGAGGAGAAGAATGTACACCTGATTGGCAATGTGACGCTTGGGCATCGTGCAGCAATGGCAATCAAACGCGAACTTGCCATGATAGTAATAGCTGTGGCACTGAGAGTGGACGACCGAGTCAGAGCAGATCCTGCGACTCCTATGTACCGGGCAGAATAACTAACTTACGCGTCGAGTAATATGCCCCAAACCGAACAAATCGTTGCGACAAAGACATGGTTGCAAGTGTCTATCAGTAGCACTCTAGCCTCTTTTATACTCATTTCTTTAACCGGTTTGAGTATGGGGCTTATTTCTTTTCAATCAGATATTTTTCCCATTTTCCAACAGCAAGAAGCGACGAGTCAATACGATAATAGCAATTCAGCAAAATTAATATGGACGGCGCCAGGTGATGATGGATATACCGGACAAGCGAGCGGCTATGATATTCGCTATGCTCAGACTCCCATTACATCCGCAAGCTGGAGTTCAGCCACTCAGGTAGCCAACACACTGCAACCAAAAGTTGCTGGGGCATCTGAATCGTTTCGAGTGACCGGCCTCCTGTCCGCCAAAACCTACTATTTTGCAGTGAGGGCGTATGATGAGGTGGGTAACTACGGAGAGATTTCGAATGTACCAAGTATAACGACAGCCTGCTATGTTTCGTGGTCCTGCGATGAGTGGTCAGCTTGTGTGGACGGTCAGCAGGTGAGGACTTGTAGTGATACAAATAGCTGTGCTTCAGATGAGGGTAGACCAGAGGAAAGCCGAGCGTGCGGAGCGGGGGGTCCATCACCTGAGCCGATTATTGTGGGTACACATACTGGATATCCGCCACACCTACGGGTGCTAGATAGCAACGGCGGTCTCATGAGTCAGTTTTATGCCTACGCAGAAAATTTCCGTAACGGGGTAAACTTTTCTTTTGGTGATGTTGATGGTGATGGCAAAAAAGATATCGTCGTAGGAACCATTGGAAAATCAGCCGCGCATATCCGAATCTTTCGCCAGGATGGAAGCCTCCTTTCGCAATTTTTTGCCTACCCAGCGCAGTGGCGCATAGGAGTGAGTGTGAGTACCGGTGATCTCGATGGCGACGGAAAGGATGAGATTATTGTTTTACCGAATACTCGCTCGCCTGCCCATGTGCGAATTTTTTCTTACACCGGACAATTACAAAATCAATTTTATGTTTTCCCTTCCCAGTGGAGACTGGAATTAAATCTAGAGAGTGGAGATGTAAACGGAGATGGGAAAGACGAGATTGTTGTTTCTACTACTGAGGGTTATACGCCGCATGTCCGTATTTTTTCTGGTACTGGTAATTTAGTCGGACAATTTTTTGCCTATGATTTAGGATATCGTGGTGGGGTCCCGATCGCCACCGGTGACACAAATGGGGACGGGAAGGATGAAATAATTACTGGCACAGGGCCAGGCTATCGACCGCATGTCCGTATACTGGATTTAGATGGATCAGTCGTTGGTCAGTTTAATGCCTATGATCCAAATTATCGTGGCGGACTAACACTCTCCTCGACTGATGTGGATGGTGATGGGGTTGATGAGGTTATCGTCGGTACTATGCCAGGCTATCCTGCTCATGTGCGAGCGCTTACCAATACCGGCGACCTCGTTAGCCAGTTTTATGCCTATCCGCCTGAATGGAAGATTGGAGTGAAGTTGTAATCTAGTTGCAAAGAAAAGCCAGTCTGTATAGCTACAGACCGGCTCGGTGGGCGCGCCTTTGCAGGAGGAGATAAGGAACCAGGAAGAAAAGCGTGCCAAAGGTGAGACCAATGAGCATGCCCACACCAGTGAGCAAGAGGCCACAAAGGCCAAAAACGGCACAGGTCAACAATTTCAGAATTTTCATGTTTCCCTCCCAGGAGCGCCGCTAGTATAGTACGGCTTATTTGGTATGTAAAATCCCGCACAAGAGCGTGCTACAATATACTTATGCGCGCAAAATACTTCTTAGGAGCCCTTATTCTCACCTTCGGGATTGTTGCTTTAGCGTGGTACGTGGGTGATCCTGTCCAATCGGTTGGAGCGGAGGATAAACAGACCAAGGAAGCTATTTCACGAGGCTTGGATTTTTTAGCACAAAGCCATCATCCTTATACTTTTGATGATGCGTATTTGCAGTATCTCTACCCAGACGAGAATCTCTCGTGTCCTTTACCTAATTGTCAGCTTAGTTATCGTCTGCTTGATGCATACTTCGCCGTTGCCATGCTTCGTGATCGATTAAGTGCAAAAGAAAAGCAGAGCATCCAAGACGTGCTTGAGGAACAAGAGGCAGTTTTTGAAATCCTCTTGCCTACATGGCGCACTGCACCGATCGAAGGCACCTTACGAAGTGAAGCGGCAAGTAGCGAGAGTGTAGCCTTGGATACCTATTGTCTTCTCGGCTATCTCACTAAAGATAAAGCAATGGCAGAGCACGCATTGGAATATCTCTCACCATCAGGCGAGTGGTTTGCAGCTGATCATTTTACTAGTGATCAGTGGCGGAATATTGCTGATGAAACATGGTGCATTCGTTTGCTTGCTGTAACCGAAACCTATCCGGAGCAGTTTGCCAACATGGTTGAAACAAAAACTATTGAGGTTCGCGGTTTTCTCCAATCGCAAAAACCGGTCGCTGAAAAAATAGCCGCAGTCTATCATGTATTGCTTATGATACAAGAGCCGGGAATTACCCAATCAGCCGAACAAATTCCCGTTTTACAAGAGACAGCTGCCGCACTTATTGCGAGCGCGAGCACACAACTTGATGCGG harbors:
- a CDS encoding valine--tRNA ligase → MKELSKTYNPKEEEKGIYEAWEKSGAFNPDKLKVPESAPTFSIALPPPNTTANLHMGHAVMIALQDTLVRYHRMKGERTLWLPGTDHAAIATQNVVEKKLKAEKKTKDDLGREKFLKLVEKFVKESQGQITEQMKRLGASCDWSRERFTLDEGLSKAVQTMFIQMYEDGLIYRGQRVVNWCTRCQSTLADDEVEYKEEKAPFYYFKYGPVIIGTARPETKFGDKVIIVHPDDTRYRDMIDKEFALEWINGPITARVIADESADPKLGSGAMTITPGHSLLDFELAKKYQLPVEKIINEQGKLTEAAGTYAGIDVQEARKKVVEILQEKGLVDHIDENYNHNLATCYRCGTALEPLPSEQWFISVDTPTKKLNGKSLKQRALEVATQDEIAFVPSRFKKIYQHWMENLHDWNISRQIWYGHRLPVWERPSEKNPEQKEIHVGEKAPKGKEWQQSSDTLDTWFSSGLWTFSTLGWPKQTEDLKRFHPTSVMETGYDILFFWVARMILMSTYALQEVPFQTVYLHGLVRDEHGRKMSKSLGNGIDPLEMADKYGADATRLSLIIGTTPGNDTRLSEQKIAAYRNFVNKLWNISRFALLQGVEEKETTLAAHSLADQWILSRLQTCIKTSTEHLNAYRFSAAAEEVYTFAWHEFADWYLEVAKTENNPAVIRHVLEHILKMLHPYLPFFTERIWRELYPKGSMLIVSAWPQPQKTFIDLEAEKEFQRFQQTVQSLRAFKAHSGISTEEHAHLLSKTGYATELLEKLTKISFGPAAKDASKLQLGALELSFPRPRVAAFAEWLEKEGERLTQLIAKKEAMLNNPRIPEELRASTQEDISNLKEQLSSLSSS
- a CDS encoding lamin tail domain-containing protein, which translates into the protein MFLRACIVLLFVFTQSVPFFPVTQAIEIPTVVINELMWMGSSASSADEWIELRNTSDQQIDISGWKMTKKSGEDNALMLTIPENQFIAPRAYYLIANYADDATNSHLAIAPDLVETDVALVNSALQIGLYTSQDELIDSADDGVGKPLAGEYTSGEIWKSMERVREPSDGTRPEDWKTSSAQVNFDAASPEYGTPGAENSNTAPAANAGEDFSIQVGETATFDASLSEDADHDTLSYSWDFDDGGVASGITPTHVYQHEGEYHVVLIVSDGMLTSSDEVLVSVSLESVLPTPETQEDNPGEEESSDPEYMRGNVLLNEVFPNPSGRDQEAEFIELYNADDKAVSLSGWKVTNDKSSYHFDDQVIAPGAFLSISYSTSKVLLRNSGGVVRLVNPFNEIVSGLEYGVAEEAMSFARVNDTTHWEWTSLPTPGSENEIEQDISSSNTEVEGDSNAIILEKTNETNTSLPKNIKVAEIAGLDPKTLVQVEGVVTAAPGMFSVSSFWLQDESGAAEVSSTNKLFPELELGNLVRVIGTVSSAGEGLRINQRKDEIEVIGVSVVAPEELQSDDLNEALIGHLVSVQGQITKSAKTKLTLRDEQGELAVVAKKGTELDLSSFSVDEPVQILGILGWTSAGPQIWPRTIEDIQIAGEVLGEATSLEAQTPLTDSTAIVNDDRKVFPTWLVMVIIGVMLSLGAWWYWKHRVDTTSHV
- the tsaD gene encoding tRNA (adenosine(37)-N6)-threonylcarbamoyltransferase complex transferase subunit TsaD, which encodes MIILGIESSCDETSIAILERKADHFLVRSHFVASQVKTHAKFGGVVPEVAARMHLEVIIPGLDAALHEAKITLEDIDVIAVTAGPGLMSALMVGVEVGRTLAWTLKKPLVGVNHLAGHLYANWLPDAEGNTPSILKAPFPALGLLVSGGHTELVLMRGYGKFQLLGETRDDAAGEAFDKVAKLMGLGYPGGPVLSTLASTGNPKAYSWPRPMLKSANLEFSFAGLKTAVRYHLEKHHPKKKDLPDIAASFEQAVVDVLIGKTLRALQEHKVNTLLLAGGVAANGRLRAELSAAVARRFPAVTFLKPNLPYCTDNAAMIAAAGYFQAKQKKYTDWKLLKADPNWSLSKTT
- a CDS encoding YdcF family protein, which encodes MICLGCGLSPDGTQASRQSASIARKGLNLYQAELARCIVLSGGNGNDGHMTEAIAMKRLIEARARNVYMILENGSIGTINNAIEVLRITRQHPEWRSVALVTHPWHARRARAIFRYVWHGSGIEIIVIKARSSYGGNCQKRFRHFLSFLVWDLLGWSAFLVRRFS